In Apteryx mantelli isolate bAptMan1 chromosome 16, bAptMan1.hap1, whole genome shotgun sequence, a single genomic region encodes these proteins:
- the RAI1 gene encoding retinoic acid-induced protein 1 — protein MQSFRERCGFHGNQQSYQPTSQDTSRLENYRHQSQAGPNCERQRLVAKEYYSQQQLPYSGYENSAVEKYHRGNKQLAGQQLQGRPAFSNYGVQENSPYPARYSGDESLQAWGGQPQALPGGVAKYEDSLMKKTAAPAGGRPYHEQAAAPLPFRTHFQQQQQQQPPALPYPKLQRQKLPNDVSSPMSFSQSPHFSQHSQSFPASSTYSSVPGASQPAHSYKSCTAPSGPPQHERPLGNAASLAPGQRVPNLHGYQANRIGYEQPPQPPPQPPQQQPPPPPQQPPPQPQPPPALQGRHHAPETLHYQNLAKYQHYNQPGQTYCQGDAPPVRTPEQYYQTFSPSASHSPARSVGRSPSYSSTPSPLMPNLENFQYSQQSLSTGAFPAGITDHSHFMPLLNPSPTDGTSPDSQSGNCKNLQKEKIPENLLSDLSLQSLTALTSQVENISNTVQQLLLSKSAMPQKKGIKNPARTPEQLKGQHCSPESSTYSADQVGTPLSDPLSTPQSVHAETQDADYLSGSEDQLERSFLYCNQNRSPARVNSNSKAKPESVSTCSVTSPDDMSTKSDDSFQSIHASLPLETFTKYVTNERDCPRLLLSALSQEELASEIIVLQDAINEKADKAWANSPMLNKDAAKSPFHLENHRPCLDSMVKGAWPSQGDSSTLTEPLKLDKASGGSTGKDFGEEVYESPQVEFAATETKDALKDATSLAYNSKPSNPAATSSSGAASYSCYSNTTANSVGSDNAMEHFEWPDESLDESCLRWKELGTGLQASDLSKGLFPSKLVGSCKEKKNACSLDLCDGEQPAKSEQARDFSQQAMEEEEEETLTYDEATKADSERWLQDTRHCCSGGDFSEIPMISSPDLKESDLEAEEYSSLCELASSEQKSVIYDASPPKPPEMPTVLSSSDVPVSAEETVSTVEKESSAPSSRLSGQSVILLGPAVGTETKVKSWFKSSLPHIKPEEETGRGEKTHPEMMDSKSALSVTVKKQLPPENALGKPEPVSRGKSLRNKRVHCRLSEGDDSSKAVPSPFNDLPAAGIVAGTCVGPDGQMEIPSKTVHSQTPRFPAEGLPARMCTRSFTALTEPRTPAPLEGLKAPAHQEKLGKKPACGVKQRVAFKARKRTGRPAPKVVPSTGDAALLVPSLVPNEEPVGPQAPEGDAPDAEDRDQRSMILRSRTKTQEVFYTKRRRGKRAADVRLKNCKTPKKLISNNHLPSAFKLTPQGSPHKEGKVGSRMKLPKAGPGMGSKMAERPLHSLKRKSTFISPIPAKKRNLVLRSNSGGMKEEKPEAPPSLFKKMPVAKKVKAKLTPKSAGEAVLKPPPAKEAPDVCIKITSRAAFQEATKTKVLPPRKGRGLKLEAIVQKITSPNLKKFACKPAATAAAAAATAAAYGTSLSPAGAEKERAVKHGGVAPAVGDARLPKPAAAQKAPAAAPAAEQLCRAAGSRALKGKLVNGKKLPADCFKGEPCSPPPPPPAAAKAVALLPKKRNRKGKAAALGVAKAPPDKRAPPGPALLLPPRERAAGGPGSGDEAPRDGKKPKSEDKEAAGGEGPEGRPGPGPGPARGPKPRANHANYNGYSKRQRKRLAHGKAKAVPARCKSRGKRRRPAQQAPLLHPAEPEIRLKYISCKRLRADSRAPPFAPYVRVEKRDEFTTACTVVNSPGEEAKLQRAPPAPGALPRFRAAVPASSAMHLGPVVSKALSAACLVCCLCRNPANYKDLGDLCGPYYPEDCLPKKKSRPKEKARAEGPSEEAGPPPPAERALRAADGACAATTTAAGGKAPRPDGAADAAKQSALRSSPRGMFRRLQSCYCCDERTEGEEAAEKPRRHECNKAESPPQEPPAGDTQEHWLHEACAVWTAGVYLVAGKLYGLQEAVKAAADGKCSSCQQAGATVGCCQKGCPHTYHYACAVDTGCLLTEESFSLKCPKHKRQPV, from the coding sequence ATGCAGTCCTTTCGAGAAAGGTGTGGTTTCCATGGCAACCAGCAGAGCTACCAGCCGACTTCACAAGATACATCACGCCTGGAGAATTACAGGCATCAAAGTCAGGCAGGGCCGAACTGCGAGCGGCAGAGGCTGGTGGCGAAGGAGTACTACAGTCAGCAGCAACTGCCGTACTCGGGCTACGAGAACAGCGCCGTGGAGAAATACCACCGGGGAAATAAGCAATTAGCGGGCCAGCAGCTGCAAGGCAGGCCGGCCTTTTCCAATTACGGCGTGCAGGAGAACAGCCCCTACCCTGCCCGCTACTCGGGAGACGAGAGCCTGCAGGCGTGGGGCGGCCAGCCGCAGGCCTTGCCCGGCGGCGTGGCCAAGTATGAGGACAGCTTGATGAAGAAgacggcggcgccggcgggcgggcggccgtaCCACGAGCAggcggcggccccgctgcccttCCGGACTcacttccagcagcagcagcagcagcagccgcccgcTCTGCCCTACCCCAAGCTGCAGAGGCAGAAGCTCCCGAACGACGTCTCCTCGCCCATgtccttctcccagagcccccACTTCAGCCAGCACTCGCAgtccttccctgcctcctccaCGTACTCGTCCGTGCCGGGCGCCAGCCAGCCGGCGCACTCCTACAAGAGCTGCACGGCGCCCTCGGGGCCGCCGCAGCACGAGCGGCCCCTGGGCAATGCTGCCAGCCTGGCCCCCGGGCAGCGGGTGCCCAACCTGCACGGCTACCAGGCCAACCGCATCGGCTACGAgcagccgccgcagccgccgccgcagccgccgcagcagcagccgccgccgccgccgcagcagccgccgccgcagccgcagccgccgccggcctTGCAAGGGAGGCATCACGCCCCGGAGACTCTTCACTACCAAAACTTAGCCAAGTACCAACATTACAACCAGCCAGGGCAGACCTACTGCCAGGGCGACGCGCCGCCCGTGAGGACCCCAGAGCAATACTACCAGACCttcagccccagcgccagccaCTCGCCGGCCCGCTCCGTCGGCAGGTCCCCGTCCTACAGCTCCACTCCCTCCCCGCTGATGCCGAACCTGGAGAACTTCCAGTACAGCCAGCAGTCCCTGAGCACGGGCGCCTTCCCGGCCGGCATCACCGACCACAGCCATTTCATGCCGTTGCTGAACCCATCTCCGACCGATGGGACAAGTCCGGACTCTCAGTCCGGGAACTGCAAAAACTTGCAGAAGGAGAAAATCCCTGAAAACCTCCTGTCGGATCTCAGCTTGCAGAGCCTGACGGCGCTCACCTCCCAAGTTGAGAACATTTCCAACACCGTgcagcagcttctgctctccAAATCGGCCATGCCCCAGAAGAAGGGTATCAAGAACCCAGCGAGGACCCCCGAGCAGCTCAAAGGGCAGCACTGCAGTCCCGAGAGCAGCACCTACTCTGCAGACCAGGTGGGCACCCCCCTGTCCGACCCGCTCAGCACCCCCCAGTCCGTCCACGCCGAGACGCAGGATGCCGATTATCTCAGTGGGTCGGAGGACCAGCTGGAAAGAAGTTTCCTGTATTGCAACCAGAACCGCAGCCCTGCCCGCGTCAACAGCAACTCCAAGGCGAAGCCCGAGTCGGTGTCTACCTGCTCCGTGACCTCCCCGGACGACATGTCCACCAAATCGGATGACTCCTTCCAGAGCATCCACGCCAGCCTGCCCCTGGAGACCTTCACCAAGTACGTGACCAATGAACGGGACTGTCCCCGGCTGCTCCTCAGCGCCCTGTCCCAGGAGGAGCTGGCCTCTGAAATCATCGTCCTGCAGGATGCCATCAATGAGAAGGCGGACAAAGCCTGGGCCAACTCCCCCATGCTCAACAAGGATGCCGCAAAATCCCCCTTCCACCTGGAGAACCACAGGCCGTGCCTGGACTCCATGGTGAAGGGCGCCTGGCCCAGCCAGGGCGACTCCAGCACGCTCACCGAGCCCCTGAAGCTGGACAAGGCCTCGGGGGGCAGCACGGGGAAGGACTTCGGCGAGGAGGTGTACGAGAGCCCCCAGGTGGAGTTTGCAGCCACCGAGACAAAGGATGCGCTCAAAGACGCGACCTCTCTGGCGTACAACTCCAAGCCCAGCAACCCAGCTGCTACTTCGAGCTCCGGGGCTGCCAGCTACAGCTGCTATTCGAACACCACTGCCAACTCGGTGGGGTCTGACAACGCCATGGAGCATTTCGAGTGGCCAGATGAGAGCCTCGACGAGTCGTGCCTGAGGTGGAAAGAGCTGGGGACGGGCCTGCAAGCCTCAGACCTTTCCAAGGGCTTGTTCCCGAGCAAATTGGTGGGGtcctgcaaggagaaaaaaaatgcctgcaGCTTGGATCTGTGCGATGGCGAGCAGCCAGCCAAGAGCGAGCAAGCCAGGGACTTCAGCCAGCAGGcgatggaggaggaagaggaagagacgCTGACATACGACGAGGCCACAAAGGCGGATAGCGAGCGATGGCTGCAGGACACGCGGCACTGCTGCTCGGGCGGGGACTTCAGCGAAATCCCCATGATTTCGTCGCCGGATCTGAAGGAGTCAGACCTGGAAGCGGAGGAGTACTCCTCGCTGTGCGAGCTGGCGAGCTCGGAGCAGAAGTCGGTGATTTATGACGCCTCGCCACCGAAGCCCCCGGAGATGCCCACCGTGCTGTCCTCCAGCGACGTGCCCGTGTCCGCCGAAGAAACCGTCAGCACGGTGGAGAAGGAGAGCTCGGCACCCTCGTCGCGGTTATCTGGCCAGTCCGTGATCCTCCTCGGCCCCGCCGTCGGCACCGAAACCAAGGTGAAGAGCTGGTTCAAATCCTCCCTGCCCCACATCAAGCCCGAGGAGGAGACTGGCAGAGGGGAGAAAACCCACCCGGAGATGATGGACTCCAAATCGGCCTTGTCGGTCACGGTCAAGAAGCAGCTGCCACCCGAAAACGCGCTGGGGAAGCCGGAGCCCGTCTCGCGGGGCAAGAGCCTCCGCAACAAGAGAGTCCACTGCCGGCTGTCGGAGGGAGACGACTCCAGCAAAGCGGTGCCAAGCCCGTTTAATGATCTGCCGGCAGCTGGCATCGTGGCCGGCACATGTGTCGGGCCAGATGGCCAGATGGAAATACCGAGCAAAACCGTCCACAGCCAAACGCCGAGGTTTCCAGCGGAGGGGCTGCCAGCTCGCATGTGCACCCGCTCCTTCACCGCCCTCACCGAGCCCCGCACGCCGGCCCCGCTCGAGGGGCTGAAAGCCCCGGCGCACCAGGAGAAGCTGGGCAAGAAACCCGCCTGCGGCGTCAAGCAGCGGGTGGCTTTCAAAGCCAGGAAACGCACCGGCAGGCCGGCCCCCAAGGTCGTCCCCAGCACCGGCGACGCCGCCCTCCTGGTGCCCAGCTTGGTGCCCAATGAGGAGCCGGTGGGGCCGCAGGCGCCCGAGGGGGACGCCCCGGACGCCGAGGACAGGGACCAGCGATCTATGATCCTGCGCTCGCGGACGAAGACGCAGGAGGTCTTCTACACCAAGAGGCGGAGGGGCAAGCGGGCGGCGGACGTGCGGCTCAAAAACTGCAAAACCCCCAAGAAGCTCATCTCCAACAACCACCTGCCGTCCGCCTTCAAGCTCACACCCCAGGGCAGCCCCCACAAGGAAGGCAAGGTGGGCTCGCGCATGAAGCTGCCCAAAGCGGGGCCGGGCATGGGCAGCAAGATGGCCGAGCGGCCTCTGCACTCCCTGAAGAGGAAATCTACCTTCATCTCCCCCATCCCCGCCAAGAAGAGGAACCTGGTCCTACGGAGCAACAGCGGCGGCATGAAGGAGGAGAAGCCGGAGGCCCCCCCCAGCCTCTTCAAAAAGATGCCCGTGGCCAAGAAGGTGAAAGCCAAGCTGACCCCCAAGAGTGCCGGCGAGGCCGTCTTGAAGCCCCCTCCGGCGAAGGAGGCCCCCGACGTCTGCATCAAGATCACCTCGCGGGCGGCCTTCCAGGAGGCCACCAAGACCAAAGTCCTGCCTCCCCGCAAGGGCCGCGGCCTCAAGCTGGAGGCCATCGTCCAGAAGATCACCTCGCCCAACCTGAAGAAGTTCGCCTGCAAGCCcgcggccaccgccgccgccgccgcagccacGGCGGCCGCCTACGGCACCTCGCTGAGCCCCGCGGGAGCGGAGAAGGAGCGGGCCGTGAAGCACGGCGGCGTGGCCCCGGCCGTGGGGGACGCGAGGCTGCCGAAACCCGCCGCGGCGCAGAAGGcaccggcggccgcgccggcggccgAGCAGCTCTGCCGGGCCGCTGGCAGCAGAGCCTTGAAGGGCAAGCTCGTGAACGGCAAGAAGCTGCCCGCCGACTGCTTCAAGGGCGAGCCCTgctcaccaccaccaccgccccccgccgccgccaaggCCGTCGCCCTCCTCCCCAAGAAGAGGAACCGCAAGGGCAAGGCGGCGGCGCTCGGCGTGGCCAAAGCGCCCCCGGACaagcgggcgccgccgggccccgcgctgctgctgccgccccgggagcgggcggccggcggccCGGGCAGCGGCGACGAGGCGCCGCGCGACGGCAAGAAACCAAAGAGCGAGGAtaaggaggcggcgggcggcgagggccccgaggggcggccggggccggggccggggccggcgcgggggccgaaGCCGCGCGCCAACCACGCCAACTACAACGGCTACTCCAAGCGGCAGAGGAAGCGGCTGGCGCACGGCAAGGCCAAGGCGGTGCCGGCGCGGTGCAAGAGCCGGGGcaagcggcggcggccggcccaGCAGGCCCCGCTGCTGCACCCCGCCGAGCCCGAGATCCGCCTCAAGTACATCTCCTGCAAGCGGCTGCGGGCGGACAGCCGGGCTCCCCCCTTCGCGCCCTACGTGCGCGTGGAGAAGCGCGACGAGTTCACCACCGCCTGCACCGTGGTCAACTCGCCCGGCGAGGAGGCCAAGCTGCAGCGCGCCCCGCCGGCTCCGGGAGCCCTGCCGCGGTTCCGGGCGGCCGTGCCGGCCTCCTCCGCCATGCACCTGGGGCCCGTGGTGTCCAAGGCGCTGAGCGCCGCCTGCCTGGTGTGCTGCCTCTGCCGCAACCCCGCCAACTACAAGGACCTGGGGGACCTCTGCGGGCCCTACTACCCCGAGGACTGCCTGCCGAAGAAGAAGTCGCGGCCGAAGGAGAAGGCGCGGGCGGAGGGGCCGAGCGAGGAGGCCGGCCCGCCTCCGCCGGCCGAGCGGGCGCTCAGAGCGGCCGACGGCGCCTGCGCCGCGACGACAACGGCGGCGGGCGGCAAGGCGCCGCGGCCGGACGGCGCCGCCGACGCGGCCAAGCAGAGCGCCCTGCGCTCGAGCCCCCGGGGCATGTTTCGGCGGCTGCAGAGCTGCTACTGCTGTGACGAGAGGACAGAGGGAGAGGAGGCGGCCGAAAAGCCCCGCAGGCACGAATGTAACAAGGCCGAGTCCCCGCCGCAGGAGCCGCCGGCGGGCGACACGCAGGAGCACTGGCTGCACGAGGCCTGTGCCGTATGGACCGCTGGGGTGTACCTGGTGGCGGGGAAGCTCTACGGGCTGCAGGAGGCCGTGAAGGCGGCTGCCGACGGG